One window from the genome of Vespula pensylvanica isolate Volc-1 chromosome 11, ASM1446617v1, whole genome shotgun sequence encodes:
- the LOC122633054 gene encoding serine/threonine-protein kinase meng-po: MKLHEKKESGIHRIQEVPLEELDLAKEYNVEKTLGEGSFAKILLATHRATQTRVVLKAVHQELTTEKDFFREFHYSYHLSPHPSILCSYAVAFKAEKCYFFAQEYAPFGDLSGNVKAGGLGEDACKRIAGQLASALDFLHSKQLAHRDIKLENVLVFAQDMSKIKLCDFGSTKREGSLVNKIRCTWVPFQPPEIYEVIKNERYACKRSADCWQFGIVLFVCLTGNPPWQSADLIQDPDYSGFQRWLKRRTTKIPPTFRRFTPRLLRYFRRAFEHKPEKRPHVTEINKYLKDSWCISKISHSATSTSVDVNESLARRGDSLLYLDTIVDDRHNVDENKNKLRKLLNSYGLETTVDQKVVTKRIWEWVMQCDSTIHDPSFIGGFGTENM; this comes from the coding sequence ATGAAGCTGCACGAGAAGAAGGAATCGGGTATCCATAGGATACAAGAGGTACCGCTCGAAGAGTTGGATCTAGCAAAGGAGTACAATGTGGAGAAGACTTTGGGCGAGGGTAGTTTCGCCAAGATCCTTCTCGCGACGCATAGGGCAACGCAAACGAGGGTGGTCCTCAAGGCGGTTCATCAGGAACTCACCACCGAAAAGGATTTCTTTCGGGAATTCCATTACTCCTATCATCTCAGTCCGCATCCTAGTATACTCTGTTCTTACGCGGTTGCCTTCAAGGCCGAGAAATGTTACTTCTTCGCTCAGGAATACGCGCCGTTCGGGGATCTATCCGGAAACGTAAAAGCCGGAGGATTAGGCGAAGATGCCTGCAAGAGAATCGCCGGACAATTGGCTTCGGCTCTCGACTTCCTTCATTCCAAGCAACTGGCACACCGAGATATTAAACTCGAGAACGTGCTGGTGTTCGCTCAAGACATGTCCAAGATAAAGCTCTGCGACTTTGGTAGTACGAAACGCGAGGGTAGTCTAGTGAACAAAATCAGATGCACCTGGGTGCCGTTTCAGCCGCCTGAGATCTACGAGGTTATCAAGAACGAAAGGTACGCCTGCAAGAGAAGCGCCGATTGCTGGCAATTCGGCATAGTCCTCTTCGTCTGTCTGACAGGCAATCCACCCTGGCAGAGTGCCGACCTGATCCAGGATCCGGATTACTCGGGTTTTCAGAGATGGCTCAAAAGACGTACCACCAAAATACCACCGACTTTCAGACGTTTCACGCCACGGCTTTTGAGGTACTTCAGGCGAGCCTTCGAGCACAAGCCCGAGAAGAGACCGCACGTGACGGAGATCAACAAATACCTGAAAGATTCTTGGTGCATCAGCAAAATCAGTCACAGTGCTACCTCCACGTCGGTCGACGTGAACGAGAGCCTAGCCAGGAGAGGCGACAGCCTTCTCTATTTGGACACGATCGTGGACGATCGTCACAACGTCGACGAGAACAAGAACAAACTGAGAAAACTCTTAAACAGTTACGGTCTCGAGACGACGGTCGATCAGAAGGTTGTAACGAAGAGAATCTGGGAATGGGTGATGCAATGCGATTCCACCATCCACGATCCCAGTTTCATAGGTGGATTTGGTACGGAGAATATGTGA